The genomic DNA TGCCGTGGGTCAGCGTCAACGATAGCAATTGAGAGGTCTTCGTTCTTTGCGAAGGCCGATGCCAGGGTCAGTGTTGCGGTGGATTTCCCACAGCCACCCTTGGGTGAGAGGACGCTTACAATCATCTGTCTGCTCGTTGTTTTTCTCTTTTATGTGACGTGCCACAAAATATGTCACGTCATTTTTTATATGAGGCATATTATATGACGTGATATTTTATACAGCATATAATATAATCTACTATTTCTGGCGAGCGGCCCATTTCCGGCAAAACCCGATAAAAGCGCTGTCAGGGTTGCGTGGCGGCTCCATGCCTTGATCGAGCAAGTTCATGACCCACGCCCGCCATTCCTGTTCGACCACATAGACATCCCAGCCAGGCGCTGCTTGCCGCGCCGCCTCGTAGGTGTCCGGCATGAGCTTAGTGGTGAACCCCGAGCCAACGATCACCTGTTGTGAAACACGACTACGGAACGAAACCATGTCGCCTTCCATACTTACCGAATAGTCTGGCAAGTGGTCGAAGTCGCACAGCGCACGCACAGCCAGCCGGAAGTTGCGAATGGCATCGCTCGATCCGCACTTCTTTTGGAGCTTCTTCAGGCCGATCTGCCAAGACTTCTTTGAGCCACAGTGTTTTCGGGCGATCTCGTAAATCCGGCGCTCGATGGGCTTACGGAGACGGAAATAGTCCGGGTGAAGGGTCAAAACCTCGTTAGCCTCGATGGCCTTGAAGAGCCACTCCGAGAGCTTGAGGCCCCATTCGGTGACACGGCCATCATGTCGTTTGCGCTTGATCTTTGCGCCTTCGATCAGGCCGAACGCCTCCCATGTCTCTTCGCCGCCCGTCTTGATCGTCGTCCTGAGGCGAGTGCTGTCCAGCCGGTCAAGGGAGTCACGCAGCAGATCATAGTCGTGACCACCGGTGTGGCGATTGCTGAATTCCAAGAAATCCTGGGCCTGGAACTGGATTTCACGCGAGTAGGGGCGACCTTCGTTGCGTGCCGCCATGATTTGGCTGATTGCGAAGATCAGAATATCCTTGTCATAGATGTTCGCAATGCCCTTGGGACCAGGCGTAACCTCCAAGACAACATCCCCATGCTCGTATCTTTTAACGTCGCGGATCGGCTTCTTTGACAACGTGAAGATCGGATGCTCCATGGACGCCATGTCGCTTTTGATGACAGCATCGGCC from Pacificitalea manganoxidans includes the following:
- a CDS encoding replication initiator protein A, with the protein product MDEDHRPLLPDRHPQANLFICDVADAVIKSDMASMEHPIFTLSKKPIRDVKRYEHGDVVLEVTPGPKGIANIYDKDILIFAISQIMAARNEGRPYSREIQFQAQDFLEFSNRHTGGHDYDLLRDSLDRLDSTRLRTTIKTGGEETWEAFGLIEGAKIKRKRHDGRVTEWGLKLSEWLFKAIEANEVLTLHPDYFRLRKPIERRIYEIARKHCGSKKSWQIGLKKLQKKCGSSDAIRNFRLAVRALCDFDHLPDYSVSMEGDMVSFRSRVSQQVIVGSGFTTKLMPDTYEAARQAAPGWDVYVVEQEWRAWVMNLLDQGMEPPRNPDSAFIGFCRKWAARQK